One region of Pagrus major chromosome 5, Pma_NU_1.0 genomic DNA includes:
- the LOC140996003 gene encoding rab5 GDP/GTP exchange factor-like, giving the protein MWTDKQRGIRVSQEELLCKNACGYYGNPAWQGFCSKCWRERARAAGAQRQDTRPSNDGTPLTFSKFEEKKNTEKGRRINTMRRLFWGSPSPPKRQESSESYTNVLKAYQSLEPGDFTGFLKLLRSPSSQRLQSRCTAFLNTMEAYHDLPVQKQSDLVQDFYQSFAEYFSSFPEAQVTQIMEHVEKLIMTRLHKWVFCHDSCDDEQKDLVLQRRIRSLNWVTPQMLSVPFPDKKTAVTADPFLPAITAIIEMDAKRAPQDKLTCVSKCSQHVFEALSSSNSEPANADDFLSGLIYVVLKANPPRLHSNMQYVIRFGLPHSLMAGESGYYFTNLSCAVAFIEKLDGPALNLSPDEFEGYMLRQRAPAAGNKRRQVARDTQHLLEELEGRQEKLDQGMDALNVELSKWVQAVNSQLDEATSQFSLVQKEITAQVEFSQVSSTSSPDASLQGDDKDQSVLVLTDQHAGPEDTDC; this is encoded by the exons ATGTGGACAGATAAGCAAAGAGGAATCAGAGTTTCTCAGGAGGAGCTGCTCTGCAAGAACGCCTGCGGGTATTATGGAAACCCTGCGTGGCAAGGCTTCTGCTCTAAGTGCTGGAGAGAGCGAGCACGTGCAGCTGGAGCCCAGAGACAAGACACAAG ACCGAGCAATGATGGAACTCCTCTCACCTTCTCCAAATttgaggagaagaaaaacacgGAGAAAGGTCGTCGGATTAACACAATGAGAAGACTCTTCTGGGGCAGCCCATCGCCTCCAAAACGACAAG AGTCTTCTGAAAGCTACACAAATGTGTTAAAAGCCTACCAGAGCCTTGAGCCTGGGGACTTCACTGGCTTCCTAAAGCTACTTCGGAGCCCTTCCTCCCAGCGTTTGCAGTCCAGATGTACAGCTTTCCTCAACACAATGGAGGCTTACCAT GATCTACCGGTACAGAAGCAGTCGGATCTTGTGCAAGATTTCTACCAGTCTTTTGCTGAATATTTCAGCA GTTTTCCTGAGGCTCAGGTCACTCAGATAATGGAGCATGTGGAGAAGTTAATAATGACACGTTTGCACAAATGGGTTTTCTGCCACGACAGCTGTGATGATGAACAGAAGGACCTGGTACTCCAGAGAAGAATACG CTCCTTAAACTGGGTTACTCCGCAGATGCTGAGCGTACCTTTTCCTGATAAAAAGACTGCAGTCACAGCCGACCCCTTTCTGCCTGCTATAACAG ccaTAATTGAGATGGATGCCAAACGAGCACCTCAGGACAAACTTACATGTGTGTCCAAATGCAGTCAGCATGTCTTTGAGGCGCTCTCCAGCTCGAACAGTGAGCCCGCTAATGCTGACGACTTCCTGTCAGGCCTCATTTATGTGGTGCTGAAGGCCAATCCACCTCGCCTTCACTCCAACATGCAGTATGTGATTCGATTTGGTCTCCCTCACAGTCTGATGGCAGGAGAGAGCGGCTACTATTTCACAAATTTA TCTTGTGCAGTGGCCTTCATTGAAAAACTGGATGGACCAGCACTCAACCTCAGTCCAGATGAGTTTGAGGGCTACATGCTGCGTCAGCGTGCTCCTGCCGCAGGAAACAAGAGGCGTCAGGTTGCCAGAGACACACAACACCTGTTAGAAGAGCTTGAAGGCCGACAGGAGAAACTGGACCAAGGGATGGATGCTCTCAACGTGGAGCTAAGTAAATGGGTCCAGGCAGTTAATTCACAGCTGGATGAGGCAACGAGCCAGTTTTCTCTGGTACAGAAGGAGATAACAGCTCAGGTTGAGTTCTCGCAGGTTTCTTCAACCTCATCTCCTGATGCATCACTACAAGGGGATGACAAAGACCAGTCAGTGCTGGTGCTTACAGATCAACACGCAGGTCCAGAAGATACAGACTGTTAG